A single Rubrivivax gelatinosus IL144 DNA region contains:
- a CDS encoding chemotaxis protein CheW — protein sequence MAKRDALRELQSRLAQRLSAVRTEAPSASWLAIECAGVGLLLPLAGAGEIFPVGTIAPVPHTRPWFVGVANLRGGLHGVVDFAAFLGLRPTQAAAEGVREQARLLALNPSVGSHVALLFERLAGLRTAAQLQREPDDELSRPSFAGPRWRDDRQRVWQEIDPAALVQHEQFLGIAR from the coding sequence ATGGCCAAGCGCGACGCCCTGCGGGAGTTGCAGAGCCGCCTGGCGCAACGGCTGAGCGCCGTGCGCACCGAGGCGCCGTCGGCGTCGTGGCTGGCCATCGAGTGCGCCGGCGTCGGCCTGCTGCTGCCGCTGGCCGGAGCCGGCGAGATCTTCCCGGTCGGCACGATCGCGCCGGTGCCGCACACCCGGCCGTGGTTCGTCGGCGTCGCCAACCTGCGTGGCGGGCTGCACGGCGTCGTCGACTTCGCCGCCTTCCTCGGCCTGCGGCCGACCCAGGCCGCGGCCGAGGGCGTGCGCGAGCAGGCCCGGCTGCTGGCCCTGAACCCTTCCGTCGGCAGCCATGTGGCGCTGCTGTTCGAGCGCCTGGCCGGCCTGCGCACCGCGGCCCAGCTTCAGCGCGAGCCCGACGACGAGCTGTCGCGCCCGTCGTTCGCCGGCCCCCGATGGCGCGACGACCGTCAGCGCGTGTGGCAGGAGATCGATCCGGCCGCGCTGGTGCAGCACGAACAGTTTCTCGGCATCGCCCGATGA
- a CDS encoding rubredoxin, producing MCLICGWIYDEAVGDPEHGIAAGTAWADVPMNWTCPECGARKEDFEMVEI from the coding sequence ATGTGTCTGATCTGCGGCTGGATCTACGACGAAGCCGTCGGCGATCCGGAACATGGCATTGCCGCGGGCACCGCATGGGCCGACGTTCCGATGAATTGGACCTGTCCGGAATGCGGCGCCCGTAAAGAAGATTTCGAAATGGTCGAAATCTGA
- a CDS encoding response regulator, with product MAIRNILVVDDSKTELHHLSDILGKRGYAVRTAENGDEAMRRLEEQLPDLILMDVVMPGQNGFQLTRQITRDPRYAEVPVIMCTSKGQETDKVWGLRQGARDYIVKPVQADELLAKIRAFD from the coding sequence ATGGCCATCCGCAACATCCTCGTCGTCGACGACTCGAAGACCGAGCTGCACCACCTGTCGGACATCCTCGGCAAGCGCGGCTACGCCGTGCGCACCGCCGAGAACGGCGACGAGGCCATGCGCCGCCTCGAGGAGCAGCTGCCGGATCTGATCCTGATGGACGTCGTGATGCCGGGCCAGAACGGCTTCCAGCTCACGCGCCAGATCACGCGCGATCCGCGCTACGCCGAGGTGCCGGTGATCATGTGCACCAGCAAGGGCCAGGAGACCGACAAGGTCTGGGGCCTGCGCCAGGGGGCACGCGACTACATCGTCAAGCCGGTGCAGGCCGACGAGCTGCTCGCCAAGATCCGCGCTTTCGACTGA
- a CDS encoding response regulator produces the protein MNEAVPSGAKVLVIDDSNTIRRSAEIFLRQGGHEVVLAEDGFDALAKVNDHDPQLIFCDILMPRLDGYQTCAIIKRNPRFAKVPVIMLSSKDGLFDKARGRMVGSEDYLTKPFTKEQLLRAVEAFRRTAA, from the coding sequence GTGAACGAAGCCGTGCCCTCGGGCGCCAAGGTCCTCGTGATCGACGACAGCAACACGATCCGGCGCAGCGCCGAGATCTTCCTGCGCCAGGGCGGCCACGAGGTCGTGCTCGCCGAAGACGGCTTCGACGCGCTCGCCAAGGTCAATGACCACGACCCCCAACTGATCTTCTGCGACATCCTGATGCCGCGGCTGGACGGTTACCAGACCTGCGCCATCATCAAGCGCAACCCGCGTTTCGCGAAGGTCCCGGTCATCATGCTGTCGTCCAAGGACGGTCTGTTCGACAAGGCCCGCGGCCGCATGGTCGGCTCCGAGGACTACCTGACCAAGCCCTTCACCAAGGAACAGCTGCTGCGCGCGGTGGAGGCTTTCCGCCGCACCGCCGCCTGA